A genomic segment from Chitinophagaceae bacterium encodes:
- the metH gene encoding methionine synthase, which translates to MNTIQPYLRLSGLEPLIVRPETNFVNVGERTNVTGSKKFARLIRENKFEEALTVARQQVESGAQVLDINMDDALLDGVKAMQTFVNLLQSEPDIAKIPVMLDSSKFEIIESGLKCIQGKCIVNSISLKEGEEKFIEQATVCHNFGAAVIVMAFDETGQADTRQRKVEICHRAYQILTDIVGFPPQDIIFDPNIFAIATGMEEHNNYAVDFIEATKEIKQLMPLAKISGGVSNVSFSFRGNDHVREAIHAVFLYHAIKAGMDMGIVNAGALVVYDEIEPVLKNLCEDVILNRNNSNNEATEKLIAFAETVKSKGKEIVKDESWRKEPVEKRLAHSLVNGITDYIEEDTEEARKKLPKPLDVIEGPLMDGMNIVGDLFGAGKMFLPQVVKSARVMKKSVAYLHPFIEAEKLSASNAPTVLLATVKGDVHDIGKNIVGVVLGCNGFNIVDLGVMVPADKILEEAVKCSAAIIGLSGLITPSLDEMIHVAHEMKRKGMDLPLLIGGATTSRTHTAVKIAPKYDNGVVHVLDASRSVTVVNSLLNKDQKQNFLNNIAKEYDGVRTQFLNKRAAKPLISYPDALANKENFDWENFIPVKPAVDGVKVLKSFNLATIAPYIDWGPFFIGWEMPGRFPAILEDEKFGTEAKKLYQDAQKLVEKIIAEKWFIADGIVGYWPASSNNKDTITLTVNGKVVKLESLRQQLKKAPGQPSFSLADFVKPEKFGTDYMGAFAVAIHGAKQHIEKFAKENDEYNKIMVQILADRFVEAFAECLHQLTRKEFWGYDKQETLSNFQLIKEEYKGIRPAPGYPACPEHTEKYKLFEIMEVTKNIGIELTESLAMSPPASVCGWYFAHPGSHYFGVGKIDKDQAEDYARRKEMSIEEAEKWLNPVLE; encoded by the coding sequence ATGAATACAATACAGCCCTATTTACGCCTGTCTGGTTTAGAACCATTGATAGTACGACCCGAAACAAATTTTGTAAATGTTGGAGAACGAACAAATGTTACCGGTAGTAAAAAATTTGCCCGCCTCATAAGAGAAAATAAATTTGAAGAGGCGCTCACCGTTGCAAGGCAACAGGTGGAAAGCGGCGCCCAGGTACTGGATATTAATATGGATGATGCCTTGCTGGATGGTGTAAAAGCTATGCAAACATTTGTAAACCTATTGCAAAGCGAGCCCGATATTGCCAAAATACCCGTAATGCTTGACAGCAGCAAGTTTGAAATTATAGAATCCGGTTTAAAATGCATCCAGGGAAAGTGCATTGTAAATTCCATATCATTAAAAGAAGGTGAAGAAAAATTTATTGAGCAGGCAACCGTGTGCCACAATTTTGGCGCAGCCGTAATTGTAATGGCTTTTGATGAAACCGGCCAGGCAGATACGAGGCAACGAAAAGTAGAAATTTGTCATCGTGCCTATCAAATACTTACAGATATAGTAGGCTTTCCCCCGCAAGACATCATTTTCGATCCCAACATTTTTGCCATTGCCACCGGCATGGAAGAGCACAATAATTATGCGGTAGATTTTATTGAAGCCACAAAAGAAATAAAGCAATTGATGCCGCTTGCAAAAATTAGCGGTGGTGTAAGCAATGTTTCATTCTCCTTTCGTGGTAACGACCATGTAAGAGAAGCCATACATGCCGTTTTTTTGTATCATGCCATTAAGGCCGGTATGGATATGGGCATTGTAAACGCAGGCGCTTTAGTAGTATATGATGAAATAGAACCTGTTCTCAAAAACTTATGTGAAGACGTAATCCTCAACCGCAATAATAGCAATAATGAAGCCACCGAAAAATTAATTGCTTTTGCAGAAACCGTAAAATCAAAAGGCAAAGAAATTGTAAAAGATGAAAGTTGGCGAAAAGAACCGGTAGAAAAAAGGCTGGCACATTCGCTGGTAAATGGCATTACCGATTATATTGAAGAAGATACCGAAGAAGCCCGAAAAAAATTACCCAAGCCACTGGATGTAATTGAAGGCCCTTTAATGGATGGAATGAATATTGTTGGCGATTTATTTGGCGCCGGTAAAATGTTTTTACCGCAAGTGGTAAAAAGCGCCAGGGTAATGAAAAAATCCGTTGCGTATTTACATCCGTTTATAGAGGCAGAAAAACTAAGCGCAAGCAATGCGCCAACCGTACTATTGGCAACAGTAAAGGGCGATGTACACGATATTGGAAAAAATATAGTAGGTGTTGTACTGGGTTGCAACGGTTTTAATATTGTGGACCTGGGTGTAATGGTTCCTGCCGATAAAATTTTAGAAGAAGCCGTAAAATGCAGCGCTGCTATCATCGGCCTTTCGGGATTAATTACCCCTTCGCTGGATGAAATGATACATGTTGCCCACGAAATGAAGCGCAAGGGAATGGATTTACCATTACTTATTGGCGGCGCCACAACAAGCCGCACCCATACTGCCGTAAAAATTGCGCCCAAATACGATAACGGCGTGGTGCATGTATTGGATGCAAGCCGCAGCGTAACGGTAGTAAACAGCCTCTTAAACAAAGATCAAAAACAAAATTTTTTAAACAATATAGCTAAGGAATATGATGGCGTAAGAACACAATTTTTAAATAAACGTGCCGCAAAACCTTTAATCAGTTACCCCGATGCTTTGGCTAATAAAGAAAATTTTGACTGGGAAAATTTTATACCGGTAAAGCCAGCGGTAGATGGCGTAAAAGTGCTTAAAAGTTTTAACCTGGCAACTATTGCCCCTTATATTGACTGGGGCCCTTTTTTTATAGGATGGGAAATGCCCGGAAGGTTCCCGGCAATACTGGAAGATGAAAAATTTGGCACAGAAGCAAAAAAACTTTACCAGGATGCCCAAAAATTAGTAGAAAAAATTATAGCAGAAAAATGGTTTATTGCCGATGGTATTGTAGGCTACTGGCCGGCAAGCAGCAATAATAAAGATACTATTACGCTTACTGTAAATGGCAAAGTTGTAAAACTGGAGAGCCTTCGCCAGCAATTAAAAAAAGCCCCGGGCCAACCCAGTTTTTCTTTGGCTGACTTTGTAAAGCCCGAAAAATTTGGAACTGATTATATGGGCGCATTTGCCGTAGCCATACACGGCGCCAAACAGCATATTGAAAAATTTGCCAAAGAAAATGATGAATACAATAAAATAATGGTGCAAATACTGGCCGACAGGTTTGTAGAAGCTTTTGCAGAATGCCTGCACCAGTTAACCCGTAAAGAATTTTGGGGCTACGATAAACAGGAAACCCTCAGCAACTTCCAGTTAATCAAAGAAGAATATAAAGGCATAAGGCCAGCTCCAGGTTACCCGGCCTGCCCGGAACATAC